The Gemmatimonadaceae bacterium DNA segment GGGTCGTTAGGCTGCGGCGCCAGCTGCTACCAGGCTGGTCTCACCGCGCTGGCCGAGACGTGGATCCCGGCGCTCGGGTCGGCCGTGACGCGCACGATCCTCGACCAGGGGGTGTATCACATCTACTCGACCACAGCCGGCGATACGCAGAACGGGGCGTCGTCCGTCGTGAACGGGCAGCTGTACGCGCACGCCCAGCCGATTACGGGGGCGGACAGCGCTGACCTGCGCAAGGCCAAGCTCACGCCGCTGGCCGCTCCGGTGCCCGCACCGGGTGCCGGTGGCATTCCGGCCACGCAGAAGTTCGCGATCTATCCCACGAACTCTTCGCCGGGTCCGGTCGTTCGCGCCGAAGAACTCCTGCTCCTTCGCGCCGAGGCCAATATCATGACCGGCAACGCCAACGCGGCGCTGCAGGACATCAATGCGGTACGCACGACGTCGGGTGGCCTGACCGCGCTCGCCTCCCTCGGCACCACGCAGGCGCAGCAGCTGGACGCGCTGTTGTACGAGTCGTGGCTCTCGCTGCTCTTCGAGGGACACCGCTGGCACGACATGCGGCGTTATGGCCGGCTGGGTCAGCTCCCGCTCGACCGGCCGAACCACTTCGTCGCCCGGGTCATGCCGATTCCGAACGCCGAGTGTCTGGCGCGCGTCACGATCAACAAGCCGCCTGCAGGCTGCTAGGCGCGCGTCCGTAGCTCCACGTGAAACGGCCGGGCCATCGCGCCCGGCCGTTTCCGTTCATGCACCTGTCGCGCCGTACGACCCAATGTGTTTCCGGATCCAGGGCCGACGCCGGACGGCGTTGTCAGAGCGTGGCGCTGGCCGCAGCGGCCGCCTGCTGCGCCGCATATTCGCCGAGCGCCTCGATCGCGGTTGAACCCCCGAGGTCCGTGGCGATCGTGACGAGTCCCGTGCCGAGCTTCTTGAGTTCGTCCTTCCACTGCAAGGTTCCGTTCCTCGGATCGATGGCGAAGATCTCGCCCGCGCACGCGGCAAACAGCCCGTCAGCGTCGCGAACCACCGTCACGAAAGAGGCGCTGCTCTTGTACTTCGCTGGCAGCTGAACACGCCAGACTTCAGCGCCTGTCTTCCGGTCGAAGGCAACGACGTGCGACTTGATGCCGACGTATACAAGGCATGTGCGAGCGCGGGCCATGGAGGAGATCCGTTGTTGAGGATTCACGGAGCCTTTGGCCCCGCACGGTGGATCGGAAACCTGCGGACCTCGGCTTGAAGGCGCCATTGGGGAGTGGGTCAACTGACCCACTACCCGCCATTGGGAACGACGTTCGCGGGAACGCGCGGGCCGCGGGAAACGCCGGCCACCCGCGGCGCGTAGGTTCCTTCATGCGCCTGACGCCGCTTCCATCCACCCGCCGAACCTACCTGCACGACAGCCGGGCTCCGCGCTACAGCTTCACGTTCGCCCTCCCGCTCTTCGTGCTCTACGAGCTGCTCGCCGCGGCGCTGAGTGGCGCAAGCGGTGGGGTGCGCAACGGCGCCGACGTCATGATCAAGGCGCCGTTCATCGCCCTTTTCGGCGCCCGCGGGCCGCTGGTGTTTGTCGCAGTGCTCGCCGGTGTCGTCGGCGTCGCAGTCTACCGGGACGTCAGGAAGCATGGCGGCATCCACGGCCGGATGTTCATCCCGATGTTCGCTGAGTCGCTCGTGCTCGCCGTCGTGTTCGGCACCGTCGTCGGAGCCATCACGACGCGGCTGCTGGGCCCCATGGCGCGCCTCGCCATGGCGGACCAGAACCTCGGCGCGCCGGCCACGCTCATGGTGTCGCTCGGTGCGGGACTCTACGAAGAATTGCTGTTCAGGGTCATCCTGGTCGGCGCGCTGCTCTGGGTCGGCCGCACGGCATTTTCGTGGGGGCCGTGGGCGAGCGGCCTCTTCGCCACCATGGCGGGCGCCGTGATCTTTTCGGCGTTCCACTACGTCGGCAGCTACGGCGATCAGTTCACGATGGCGTCGTTCACCTTCCGGACGGTCGCCGGCCTCGCCTTCAGTGGGCTGTACGTGCTCCGTGGCTTCGGCATCACAGCCTGGACGCACGCGCTCTACGACGTGCTGCTCCTCATACTGCGCATCGGCTGAGGCGCCAGCGAAGCTTCGGGCATGTAGCTTCTGTCCATGCGTCTCGCCACCATCGCGGTCCGGGCCGGCCGCCAGCCTGATCCCGCCACCGGCGCGATCGCCGAGCCCATCACGCTCAGCACGACGTACCTCCGCAACGAAGACGGATCCTTCGCCAGCGGATACATCTACTCGCGCGAAAAGGCGCCCAACCGCACGAGTCTCGAGTCCGCGCTGGCCGCGCTCGACGCCGGTGCCGACGCGGCGGCGTTCTCGTCCGGGCTTGCAGCGACGACCGCGGTGCTGCAGGCGCTCAGGCCGGGCGATCACGTGATCTGCCCGCGTGAGGTGTACTACGGGACAAAGAAGCTGCTCGCCCAGGTGTTTGCGACCTGGGGGTTGGAGCACTCGATCGTCGACACGAGCAACCTGGCCGCGGTCGAGGCGGCCATGCGGCCGAGCACCGCACTCGTGTGGGCCGAGACGCCGTCGAACCCCACGCTGACTGTCAGCGACGTTGCCGCCCTGGCGGACATCGCACACGGTGGGCACGCGCGGCTGGTGGTCGACAACACCTGGGGTACGCCGATCGGCCAGCGCGTCCTGGCGCTCGGGGCGGACCTCGCGATGTATTCGACCACCAAGTACCACGGCGGCCACTCCGACGTGCTGGGCGGCGCCCTCGTTACTCGCCACACGGACGACTTCTGGGCGCGCATACGGCTGCTGCAGTCGACCACTGGCGCCGTGCCCTCGCCGTTCGACGCGTGGTTGGTGCACCGGGGGATCGCCTCGTTGGCCTGCCGATTTTCGCAGCAGTGCGCGAGCGCGTCTGTTCTCGCCCAGTCGCTCGCCGCGCACCCAGGGCTGGAGGCGGTCCACTATCCGGGGCTCCCGACCCATCCCGGGCACGAGGTCGCGCGCCGGCAAATGACGCGCTTCGGCGGGATGCTCGCCATTCAGGTGCGTGGTGGCGCTGCCGAGTCCATGGCCGTCACCGGTCGGTTGCGTCTGTTCACCAGGGCCACCTCGTTAGGTGGGACCGAGAGCCTCGTCGAACATCGCAAGTCGATCGAAGGGCCGGATTCACCGACGCCGGACAACCTGCTCCGGCTCTCCGTCGGGCTCGAGGACGCGGAGGATCTGCTGGCCGACCTGCTGCAGGCGCTCCCGCGATCCTGAATCGGGCCACCGGGTGGCGCGCCCCACGGGGGCCCATCGTTCCTCGTCAGGTAACGTCCGGGTCGGCCGATCGAGATCGGGACGGCTTCCATCTTCCGGAACCCGCCCCCCATCGGCTCTCTTCCACCTTTCGTCGCCCACACCGGCCTCCACCGCCCCCACCGACTACCCTCTGCATCACATGGACGATCGCAAAAGCCAACACCTGTACGGGCTCGCCGCCCTCGCGCTCGGGCTCGTCATCGGGCTCATCGCCGTTTCGAGCTCGCTCAAGGACATCCGACGCGGCAATGAAGAGGTCGCGGTCACGGGCTCGGCACGACGCCCGATCCGATCCGACTTTGTCGTCTGGCGGCTCACGGTGGCGGTACAGTCGCCGTCGCTCGCCACCGCGTCACAGGAGCTCTCACGCCACGCCGTTCGTGTCAGGCAGTTCCTTACGTCCGAGCGCATCGGAGATTCCCTGGTGACCGCCCGGCCCGTCGAGGCGGCCGGAGTTCCCGAACTCACCGACGATGGTCGCGAGACCGGGCGCATCCTCACGAATCGGGCGTCACAGAGCTTCGAGGTGCGCTCGCCCGACGTCGACGGCATCACCCGCTCGTCGCAGCGCATCAGCAGCCTCATCGCCGAGGGCATCCCGGTTCAGGCGCAGGCGCCGGAGTACGTGTACACCCGGCTGTCCGACATCCGGACACAGCTGCTCGAAGAAGCCACGCGCGACGCACGCGCCCGTGCCGAAGCCATCGTGCGGAGCACCGGTGGCCAGATCGGCGCAGTGCGCGAGGCGCGTATGGGTGTCTTCCAGATTACCCCGCGGTTCTCCACCGAAATCGCGGACTACGGTATCAACGATGTGACGTCCATCGACAAGGACGTGACGGCCGTCGTTCGCGTGACCTTCACCATTCGTTAGGCCTGCCATGAACCATCTCGCCCGCGTTGCCCTTGCCGCTGTCGTGACCGTTGGCGCCGTCCAGCTCGAGGCCCAGGTCTGTCGCCCGGGATCCGATAGCCGGGAGGCGAAGATGCTGGCCTTCTTCGCGGCGCCAATCGCGTTTTCGCCGGGCGGGAACGTGGTCCCGATGGCGCGCGGCGAAGTACGGCTCGGCTTCGACGCGACCTATGTGCCGACGCCGAGCGAGGACATCCGCCGACCGGAGACCTGTTACACCAACAGCAAGACGGAGAACACCGAGCTTACGCCGGTGTTTCCGCGCCCGCGGGTGGCGATCGGCCTCGGCGCCGGGTTTGCCCTGGAGGCCACATACCTCCCGCCAATCACGGTGATGGACGCGACGCCGAATCTGTTTGCCGTGGCGCTCGGCTACGGTCGCGCGCTCGGCGGCGGCCGCACGTCGGTCCTGGTGCGGGCGCACGCCACCATCGGGGAGGTCAAGGGTCCCATCACGTGTTCGCCCGACGTGATCCAGGTGGGCAACCCCGCGGGCACCTGCTACGCCGACCGTCCGTCGGAGGACACGTACGAGCCGAACATGGTTGGCGTGGAGGGAGTCCTCACCTTCCGCGCGCAGTCGCGGCTCCGGCCGTATCTCGGCGTCGGTGCAACGGCGCTGCGTCCGCGGTTCAGGGTCGGGTTCACCGATCGGCTGAACAACGTGGACACCACGGAGGTGGAAGTGGACCTCACGCGTCTGACCGCGGTTGCCGGTGCCTCGCTCGAGGTGAACTCGCGCGTGCGGCTCGTGGGCGAGTTGTTCTCGCAGCCACAGGACGTGACCACGTTGCGGTTGGGCGGGGTGTACGTGCTGCGTCGTTAGGTCCGCCCGTCGCAACGAACGACGCGCGATGTGGCGAACGCGGCCGCGCAGGGCGACCCCGGGACGGAGCAAACCGGCTGGACGGATCTGAACCCGCGGCGCCGACGAACCCGGCTGCCCCGTGCCGGCGCATATAGGGCGCCGCCCATCCCGCCCACGAGGACTGACGTGTAGCTTGAACCCATGTCCTCCCTCCGCTCACGCGTTGCTGCCGCGGTGTTCGTGCTTTGGGCCCTGAATGCCGGGGCCCAGTCCACCGCGGGAAAGGTCGCTCCTCGACCCGAACCGCCGACCCAGGACTACCTGGTCTTCACCGTCGCCGAGTCCGCGGATCAGCTGGCCCTCGTGCGCTTTGGCCCCAGGGGCGCGCGCATCGAGCGGCAACAGCGCGTTGGCATGATGCCGACCGAGATCAATGGGCCGCACGGCGTGAGCGTCTCGCCCGACGGGTCTGCGTATTACGTCTCGATCGCGCATGGGACGCCGTACGGCACCTTCTGGAAGTTCAGCACCGCCGACGACAAGCTCCTCGGCCGCATCACGCTCGGCCTCTTTCCGGCCACCATCCAGACGACGCCCGATGGCTCGCTAGCGTTCATCGTCAACTTCAATGTGCACGGCGAAATGGTGCCATCGTCCGTCTCCGTGGTGTCCACCGATGAGATGGTCGAGATCGCACGCATCACGACCTGCACCATGCCGCACGGCTCGCGCGTGAACCCACAGGGTACGCACCAGTATTCGGCGTGCATGATGGATGACGTGCTGGCGGAGATCGACACCCGTTCGCTCGAGGTGTCTCGGCACTTCATGCTCGCGAGGGGCAAGGAGGCCGGGATGAAGGGTGCCCCGGGCGCCATGCCGCACGCGGGCCACGGTGGCGCGGCCAGCCACGATGCGGCGATGGCCAGTGCCACGAACGTGCAGTGCTCCCCGACCTGGGCGCAACCGTCCGTCAAGGGAGATCGCATCTACGTCGCGTGCAACAAGTCCAACGAGATCGTGGAGATCGACTTTGCCACATGGGCAATGACCCGCCGATTTGCCGCGGGTGATGGCGTGTACAACCTCGCGGTCTCGCCCGACGGCAAGCTGCTCCTTGCCACCAACAAGCGCGGCAAGTCGCTCTCCGTCTTTGATCTCGCCACCGGCGCCGAGCTGCAGCGCATCCCGACGTTCAAGGGGGTGGTGCATGGCGTGGTCGTATCGCCCGACAATCGCTACGCCTTTGTGACCGAAGAGGGAAAGGGGTCGGAGCCAGGGACGCTCGAAATCTTCGACCTTCGGACCTTCACCAGCGTCGCGACAGTCGACCTCGGCCAGCAGGCGGCGGGGATCGACTTCTTCAGAGTGGAGCCCGTCCGGTAGCGGCCCACTGCCGTATCTCAACAAGGGTATGAGGGGTACCTGAGTGTCTCAGGCCGGGGACGCGTGCGAACGTCCGGCTCCGGCCCCTCGGATGCGTACCCCGCGTGTCACCACCGACCACTCGCCGTGCTGCGCATGAAGAACCGACTGCTGTTGCTCGCCCTCGTCGCCCTCGCTGCCTGCCGGAGCGAGGATACGGTTGACCCGGGGCAGTCCGCCACGACGGTGAGCCTGTCAGTCTCGGCGGAGTTCGTGGTCGTCGGTGACTCCGTGCAGTTCACCGCGCGCGTGGTCGATGGCAATGGGCAGACCGTGACCGGCGCGAGTCTGCAATGGTCCTCGTCCAATCCGGCAATCGCCACGGTCTCGAACACGGGGTGGGTGAAGGGTGTTGCGCCAGGCGAAGCCGCCATCACGGCCCGCAGCGGTTCGGCGACGGCAAGCGCGCTGTTCATCGTCGACCCCAATCCCTGCGCGGCGCCCACCGCCTACGCGGTCGGTGAAGTCCGGCGTCTGCGCGGATCGGCGGCCTTTGGGTGCACGACGCTCACCGCCCCCGCCGCGCAGCAGGACTTCCTGTACGTGGTTGGCAACGCGAAACCGGTGCAGGACGACACGCTCAACTTCACGTTTTCCCTGTCCTCGACATCGGCGAGCGCGCGCCCGCTGGCCTCGAGCTACGGTCTGCGCGATCCCCGTGCTATTCTCGCCATGCAGGCGATGCAGCGGGTCGACGACGTCGAGAACCGCCTGCGCGCCTACGAGCGTGCCGTCACGAGTGACGCGTTGCCTTCGACACAGGGGCGCCGTAGGTCACTCGGCGGCGCCGGGAGCGCAATGTCGGTGCAGGCAGCGGCCGCGGTCGCCGCGCCCGGCGACACGGTCACCATCCGCGTCCCGAACCTCAACACCGGCAAGAACATCTGCCGCGACTTCATCACGGTGCGCGCCGTCGTGCGCACCGTCTCGGCGCGCGCGACCATCATGGAAGACCTCGCGTCGCCACCCGGCAAGCTCTCGACGACCGACTACAACGAGATAGCGCAGGAGTTCGATCAGGTCATCTTCCCGGCAGACACCCTGTGGTTCGGAGCCCCCACGGACCTCAACAACGACCAGCGCGTCGGCATCCTCTATACACCAGAGGTGAACAAGCTCACGCCGGCGGGCTCCGGCGGGATCGTCGGCGGATTCTTCTTCGGCGGAGATCTCATCCGGCGCAACGAGTACCCCGCGACGAACGACTGTCGCAACCAGACCAACGAACAGGAGATCTTCTACCTGCTCGCGCCGGACCCCAACGCCACGATCAACGGCAATGCCAGGACCACCGCCGGTGTGCGTCAGGTGACCCGCGGCACGATCGCGCACGAGTTCCAGCACATGATCAACCAGAGTGTGCGGCAGTACAATCCCGAGGTAAAGGCCTTCGAGGTCGCGTGGCTCAACGAGGCGCTGTCGCACTTTGCCGAGGAGGTCGTGGGTCGACGCGTCAGTGGCTTTGGTGACTTCCAGAGCCTGCGGACGAGCGATGTGAACCCAAGCGCTTCGCAGCAGAACGACTACCTGGCCTTCTATCGCCAGAACCTCACGCGCTTCCGCTTCTGGCTGCTGCACCCGGATACCGCCAGTCCGACCTCGGCGCGCACGCGCACCGAGCTGGCGCAGCGGGGCGCCGCATGGGCGCTCGTGCGCTACGCCGCCGACCACTATTCCAGCGGCAACGCGCGGGCCTTCTTCCGCAACCTGGCGAAGGGCCCGGAGGTGGATATCGCCAACCTCACGCTCCGCGCCGGCCGCACGTTCGACGAAGTCATCGGGGGCTGGCTGGTCGCCAACTACACCGACAACCTCGCCATCCCGGGACTCAACCCTCGCTACACATACGCGAGCTGGGACATGCGCGACGTGCAGAGCGGGGTGAACAACGGCGTCTATCCGCTGCTGGTGACCAGCTTCCCGGGCACCTTCACCTCGACGTCGTTCTCCGGCTCAGGGAACTACTACCTCCACCGCCGCGCCGCCGGCTCCCCGGCGGTGACACTCAACCTGAAGACGCCAGGCGGCGGGACGGTGACGAACTCCGGGGCCAGGATCTGGGTGGTGCGGCTCAACTGACCGCCGCTAGTTCTCCCGCAGCGCGGTCATCGCGGTCTCCCTGAAGACGTCGCGACCGCTGAGCAGGCCGATGCCGACGGCCATCAGCAGCATGGCCACGCCGATGCCGATCGCCGCCAGCGTGGCCGGCGCAAAGGGCTGCTCGAACGTCCACCGCATGATGGCCCACGCGCCGCCCATCGAGAGCACGATGCCGGACAGGGCGCCAAGCGAGCCTAACAACGCGTATTCGGACAGCAGGATACGGCCGATCTGCCGCCGGGTCGCACCAAGCGTCTTGAGCAGCACTCCCTCACGGACGCGTTCCCGGCGCGTGGCGGCCACGGCGCTGAAGAGTACCGGCACACCCATCGCCAGGCTGAAGATCGTGAGGAAGCGGATCGCCAGCGTCGCGCGGTTGGAGATCTCCGAGATCGTGCGACGGACCATCGTCAGGTCGATGCTCGCTACATTCGGGTAGCGCTGCACGACGGAGCGCTGGGCTTCGCCGATCGGACGACCTTCCTGGGCTGCGGCGAGTACCACAAAGGTCTGTGGGGCGTCCTCGAGCGTTCGCGACGGGAACACGGCAAAGAAGTTCGTCTCGAAGCGCGCCCAGTTGACTTCGCGGAGACTGGTCACGCGTGTCACGACCTTTGCGCCCTGCACATCCCAGGTCACGCTGTCGCCGACGGTCACACCAAGGTCGGCCGCGATCTCCGCGTCCAGAGACACCTCATCGATCAGCGTGCCTCCGGGTCCCTTCGTCGCGCCGAACCAGGTCCCGGCAACGAGCTTCTCCGATGAGGTGAGCGAGTCGCGATAGGTGGATCGGTACTCGCGTCGTGTGGCCCAGCCCCGCGGTTGCGCGCTGTCGGGCGACTGTCGCTGCTGCTGCCGCTCCGCGTCCGTTGGATTGAGCCGCTGGCGGGTCACGGGGCGCCCGTTCACCGCCGAGATCCGCATCGTCACGATGGGCGTGCGCTCGATCAGCTGTACCCCGTCGATGCGGCGGAGGATCGTGTCCATGCCGGCGCCCTGATCGCCCTGCACATCGAAGAAGATCAGGTTCCCTCTGGAGGACTGCTGCGTGACGCGGAGCTGCTGCAGGAGGTTGGCCTGTACCAGGTAGAGCGTCGAAACGAGGAATGCGCCAAACCCCAGTGACAGGATCACCGCACGTGTCTGGTTTGCCGGACGGTAGAGGTTCGCCACGCCCTGTCGCACGACATATGGCCATCCCTGTCTGAGCGCGCGTCGCGCGCCGCGCGACAGGCCAACGGCACTGGCCCAGAGCAGCAGGATCACGCCCGCGATTCCGCCACTGAACGCCGCGAGTTCGCGGAGCGAGTTTGCGCGCGTCGCCGCGATCCCGATGACCGTGGCGACGATGAACAGGTTCACGAAGCGAAGGGCCCAGTCCGCCCCGCGGCGCCGGCCGGCGGTCGGATCCACCGACCGTCGAATCGCCTGCAGCGGAGAAATGCGCCGAATCGCCACGAGGGGCCGCAGCGCAAAGGCCAGCGCGATCCACACGCCGAGGAGTACACCGGTGCCGATTGCCATGGGCTCCAGGCGCGTCGTCACGTCCACCGGGAGGTAGTCCCTGATGAGCCCCGGGAGCGCGAACTGGATGCCGACCCCCATGAGCGCGCCGGCCGCGGCTCCGATGAGCCCCATCGCCGCGGCCTGCGTGGCGTAGATCAACATCACCTGGCGGCTCGTCGCGCCCACGCACCGGAGCACGGCCACGATATCGATCTTGCGGGCGACCCACGCGTTCACGCCGCTCGCCACGCCAACGCCACCCAGGAGCAGCGCAATGATGCCGACGATTCCGAGAAAGTCAGCCAGCGTGTCGATGCCCTCGGTCACCGAGTTCTCGCGCTGGGCAACCGTCCGGGCCCGCACGCCCGACGAGTCGAAGCGCGCGCGCAGCGGCGCGAGCCAGCTCTCGACGTTCGTGCCGTCGGGGAGTCGCACGAAGCCCTCGTAGTCCGCGCGGCTCCCGAACGTGAGCAGCCGGGTCTCGCCCAGCCAGCGATCGCTGATGTAGATGCGCGGACCGAAGGTCGACGCAAAGCCGGGGTCTCCGGGCACGCTGGAGAGGGCGGCGGAAATGACAAACGAGGCGTAGCCGAGCCGTACCGAATCCCCCACCTGTGCGCCGAGCGAGACCAGCAGCGACGGGTCGACCACGGCGACCTTCGCCTCGTGCAGCCCGGACCAGGCGCCGGCGGGCGCCGTCGTGACCTCACCGTAGAGCGGGAAGCCGCTGGTCACCGCGCGCACCTGGGCCAGCCGCGTGGAACCGGTGCGCGGCGTGAGGGCCATGGACGCGAAGGACGACTGTCGCACGATCGCCAGGCCTTCTCCCGCGAGTGAGTCGAGCAGGGAATCGGCACGAGGGGTGAAGGCGCCGCGAGGATACAGCGCGACGTCGCCCCCAAGAAGGGCCTTTGACTGTTCGCGCACCGACCGCGTCACGTTCCCCGCGTAGGAGTCGATCGCCACGAGCGCGGCGACGCCTAACGAGATGGACGACATGTAGAGCAGCAGCCGCCGGCGCGTACTGCGCGACTCGCGCCAGGCCAGCGAAAAGAGCGCGCGGAGCGGCGCGTTGGTCCCGGAATGGCCGGCGGCGTTCACGCGGGTTCCCCGGCCGTGCGCGCGCTCGCGGAGGGCAGGGTGCCGTGGCCGTTGCCGCCCGGCACGGCGTGCGCCGTCCGGCGGTCTTCCACCACCACGCCGTCCGCCAGGCGAATCACGCGCTGAGTACGCTCGGCCAGCCCGATATCGTGCGTGACGAGGACGACGGTGGAACCCGATTCACGGTTGAGCTGTTCGAGCAGCGCCACGATCCGCGCGCCGGTGGCCCCGTCGAGGTTGCCCGTGGGCTCGTCCGCAAAGAGAATCCGCGGCTGGTTCACGAACGCCCGCGCAATCGCCACGCGCTGCTGCTCGCCCCCGGAGAGCTGGGAGGGGAAGTGGTCGAGGCGGTCCGCCAGCCCGACACGCTCGAGGAGATCACGGGCTCGGCTCGCTGCCCGCGTCTCGCCACGAAGTTCGAGAGGAACCTGCACGTTTTCGATGGCGGTGAGCGTCGGGATCAATTGAAAGGACTGAAACACGAACCCAACTTTCTCGCCGCGTAGCTGGGCGCGCTGGTCCTCGGTCATCGCCGTGAGGTCGGCGCCGTCCAGCAACACCTGGCCGCGTGACGGGGTATCGAGGCCGGCGAGCAGGCCGAGCAGCGTCGTCTTGCCGCTGCCCGACGGGCCGACGATCGCCACCAGGGCGCCCTGCTCGATCTGGAACCCGACGTCGCGCAGCACCGTCAGGCGATGCGTCCCGCTGTCGAACTCTTTCGTGAGCTGTCGAGCTTCAAGCATGCGATTTGGACTGAGTGTCGTTCTCTGCGCGTCGTTGGCCTGCAGCAACGCGAAACAAGATACGTCCGGGACCGCCGCGCCCGATTCGGCCACGCCCTCTGCCGCGACCGCCCCCACGCCTGAGACCCCGGCGTCCGGTACGGCCGAGGTGCTGATGGTCGGCACGTCCCTCACCGCGGGCTACGGGCTGGATGATCCCAACGACGCCTATCCCTCCGTCATGCAACGGATGGCGGACTCCGCGGGTTACAGGATCGCGATCCAGAATGCGGGCCTGAGCGGCGAAACCTCCGCTGGCGCGCTCCGGCGCATCGACTGGCTGCTGCGAAATCCCTACGCGGTCGTCGTCATCGAGACCGGGGCCAACGATGGCCTGAGGGGTCTCGACATCGATTCCACGCGAGCAAACCTGCGCGCCATCATCCGCCACGTGCGCGAGCGCCTGCCCAGCGCACAGGTCGCCCTCGTGCAGATGGAGGCACCTCCCAACCTGGGCGAGGCGTACACCCGCCGTTTTCACGAGAGCTTTGAACTGGTTGCCCGTGAGGAGCAAGCGACCTTGCTGCCATTCCTGCTGGACGGGATCGCGGGCGTTGCCAGCCTCAATCAGCGCGATGGGATCCACCCCAACCCCGCTGGGGCGAAGGTGGTCGCCGGCAACGTGTGGCGTGGCCTGCAGCCTCTCCTGGCCGCCTGGAAGCCCTCGGGTCGCTCGTAACTGCATCGGGGTCTCCCGTACTGCGTCGGGTCTTCCGCAAGTGCTGTCCGCCTGCGGAACCTCGCGAGGCGCCTCAGGGAAACCTCTCGACACGCCTCCCACGTATCCGGCCCGCGGGCGTGCTCGAATCGACGGAAGCGGCCTCACTCGAGTCGGTCACGATCGTCACACTC contains these protein-coding regions:
- a CDS encoding ABC transporter permease, with protein sequence MNAAGHSGTNAPLRALFSLAWRESRSTRRRLLLYMSSISLGVAALVAIDSYAGNVTRSVREQSKALLGGDVALYPRGAFTPRADSLLDSLAGEGLAIVRQSSFASMALTPRTGSTRLAQVRAVTSGFPLYGEVTTAPAGAWSGLHEAKVAVVDPSLLVSLGAQVGDSVRLGYASFVISAALSSVPGDPGFASTFGPRIYISDRWLGETRLLTFGSRADYEGFVRLPDGTNVESWLAPLRARFDSSGVRARTVAQRENSVTEGIDTLADFLGIVGIIALLLGGVGVASGVNAWVARKIDIVAVLRCVGATSRQVMLIYATQAAAMGLIGAAAGALMGVGIQFALPGLIRDYLPVDVTTRLEPMAIGTGVLLGVWIALAFALRPLVAIRRISPLQAIRRSVDPTAGRRRGADWALRFVNLFIVATVIGIAATRANSLRELAAFSGGIAGVILLLWASAVGLSRGARRALRQGWPYVVRQGVANLYRPANQTRAVILSLGFGAFLVSTLYLVQANLLQQLRVTQQSSRGNLIFFDVQGDQGAGMDTILRRIDGVQLIERTPIVTMRISAVNGRPVTRQRLNPTDAERQQQRQSPDSAQPRGWATRREYRSTYRDSLTSSEKLVAGTWFGATKGPGGTLIDEVSLDAEIAADLGVTVGDSVTWDVQGAKVVTRVTSLREVNWARFETNFFAVFPSRTLEDAPQTFVVLAAAQEGRPIGEAQRSVVQRYPNVASIDLTMVRRTISEISNRATLAIRFLTIFSLAMGVPVLFSAVAATRRERVREGVLLKTLGATRRQIGRILLSEYALLGSLGALSGIVLSMGGAWAIMRWTFEQPFAPATLAAIGIGVAMLLMAVGIGLLSGRDVFRETAMTALREN
- a CDS encoding ABC transporter ATP-binding protein, whose product is MLEARQLTKEFDSGTHRLTVLRDVGFQIEQGALVAIVGPSGSGKTTLLGLLAGLDTPSRGQVLLDGADLTAMTEDQRAQLRGEKVGFVFQSFQLIPTLTAIENVQVPLELRGETRAASRARDLLERVGLADRLDHFPSQLSGGEQQRVAIARAFVNQPRILFADEPTGNLDGATGARIVALLEQLNRESGSTVVLVTHDIGLAERTQRVIRLADGVVVEDRRTAHAVPGGNGHGTLPSASARTAGEPA
- a CDS encoding arylesterase; this encodes MVGTSLTAGYGLDDPNDAYPSVMQRMADSAGYRIAIQNAGLSGETSAGALRRIDWLLRNPYAVVVIETGANDGLRGLDIDSTRANLRAIIRHVRERLPSAQVALVQMEAPPNLGEAYTRRFHESFELVAREEQATLLPFLLDGIAGVASLNQRDGIHPNPAGAKVVAGNVWRGLQPLLAAWKPSGRS